The nucleotide window GTGGGCGCGGCAGAAGGTCGAAGCGCTGTTCGTGCAGCTGCGCCGCCGCGGCTGATCCGCGCGATGCGAAAGCAAAAAGCCCGGCACTAGCCGGGCTTTTCGTTTGCCGCTGAGACGATTACTGCACTTCCACCGCCAGGCTGTCGGCGATCTTCTGCTTCCAGATCGCCGGGCCGGTGATGTGCACCGATTCGCCCTTGGTGTCGACGGCGACGGTAACGGGCATGTCCTTCACCTCGAACTCGTAGATCGCTTCCATGCCCAGTTCGGCGAAGGCCAGCACCTTGGACTTCTTGATCGCCTGGGCGACCAGGTAGGCGGCGCCGCCGACGGCCATCAGGTACACGGCCTTGTTGTCCTTGATCGCCTCGATGGCGATCGGGCCGCGCTCGGACTTGCCGATCATGCCCAGCAGGCCGGTGCTTTCCAGGATCTGCCGGGTGAACTTGTCCATCCGCGTGGCAGTGGTCGGGCCAGCCGGGCCGACTACTTCGTCACCGACTGGATCGACCGGGCCGACGTAGTAGATGAAGCGGCCCTTGAGGTCCACCGGCAGCTCCTCGCCCTTGTTCAGCATGTCGACCATGCGCTTGTGCGCGGCGTCGCGGCCGGTGAGCATCTTGCCGTTGAGCAGGATGGTCTCGCCCGGCTTCCAGCTCTGCACTTCTTCCGGGGTGATGGTGTCGAGGTTGACGCGGCGAGCGCTCGGGCCGGCTTCCCAGACGATTTCCGGGTAGGCGTCCAGCGACGGCGCTTCCAGGCTGGCCGGGCCGGAGCCGTCGAGCACGAAGTGAGCGTGGCGGGTGGCGGCGCAGTTGGGGATCATGCACACCGGCAGGGAAGCGGCGTGGGTCGGGTAATCCATGATCTTCACGTCGAGGACGGTGGTCAGGCCGCCCAGGCCCTGGGCGCCGATGCCCAGCTGGTTGACCTTCTCGAACAGCTCCAGGCGCAGCTCCTCGATGCGGTTCTGCGGGCCGCGGGCCTTCAGCTCGTGGATGTCGATCGGGTCCATCAGCACTTCCTTGGCCATCACCGCGGCCTTTTCGGCGGTACCGCCGATGCCGATGCCGAGCATGCCCGGCGGGCACCAGCCGGCGCCCATTTCCGGCACGGTCTTCAGCACCCAGTCGACGATCGAGTCGGACGGGTTGAGCATGGCCATCTTCGATTTGTTCTCGGAACCGCCGCCCTTGGCCGCGACGTCCACTTCCACCTTGTCGCCGGGAACGATGGAGTAGTGGATGACGGCCGGGGTATTGTCCTTAGTGTTCTTGCGGGAACCAGCCGGGTCGGCCAGGATCGAAGCACGCAGCACGTTTTCCGGCAGGTTGTAGGCGCGGCGCACGCCCTCGTTGATCATGTCGTCCAGGCTCATGGTGGCGCCGTCCCAGCGCACGTCCATGCCGACGCGGACGAACACGGTGACGATGCCGGTGTCCTGGCAGATCGGCCGGTGACCGGTGGCGCACATGCGCGAGTTGATCAGAATCTGCGCCATCGAGTCGCGCGCGGCCGGCGATTCTTCACGCAGGTAGGCTTCGTGCATCGCCTGGATGAAGTCGACGGGGTGGTAGTAAGAAATGAACTGCAAAGCGTCGGCGACGCTTTGAATCAGGTCGTCTTGCTTGATCACGGTCATGCAGCGCGTCCTCTTGACGGGGCGGGGATTCGGCGCGTCGAGCGTGGCAGCCGGCGTGCCGAGTGAAAAAGGCGCGGCAGTATAACGCGTCGGGCTGGCGGGTACACGGATGGACCGGGAGCGAAGGGATGTTGGCTAGGTTTTTGAAATTTGCTCGCGTAGAGTGCGACCCATTGCCACGGCGGGATGGATCCCTATGAGTGCGCGTGTCGAGCTTGATCAGCAGGCGTTGCAGCAGTTGGTAATGAAACGGTTCGCGCTGGCGGCGCTGACCTACGGGCTGGCGTTGCTGCTGACCTGGGTGTCGGTTGCGGCGGGTTTCTATACCGCGCCGGTCTCCGTCGCGCTGGGCAGCTCGCTGCTCATCGTGCTCAGCCAGCTGGTGTTCCTCGCGCTGTTCTGGAGCGGCTTCAACCAGCGCTTCCGGGACCCGAGCCTGACCCAGCCGCAGGTGCTGGTGGCGCTGCTGTGGCTGACCTGCCTGCTGTTCAACCTGGGTAGCGCTCGCGGTTCGCTGCTGGTGCTTTACCTGCTGGTGCTGATGTTCGCGGTGTTTTTGCCGCCGAGAATCTTCATCCGCTATGCCGTGCTGGCGTTTCTCAGCTTCGTCGGGCTCACCCTGCTGGACTTCCACCTGGGGCGCCTCGCCGAGCCGGCGGCGTTCCTGCTCGAGGCGTCCGTACTGCTGGTGACGCTGGTGTGGATGTGCCTGTTCGTCAACTACGTCTACCAGCTGCGTCAGCGCATGCGCCAGCGCCGCTTTGCCCTGCAGGTCCACCAGGACACATTGCGCGGCATGTTGCGCCAGCTCGAGGATCTGGCGTCCACGGACGAGCTGACCGGCCTCTACAACCGCCGGCGTTTCCTGCGCATCGCCGAAGGTGAGCTGGCGCGGCTGCGCAAGGGGCATCAGATCGGCCTGGCGCTGATCGATCTCGATCATTTCAAGCGGATCAACGATGTGCACGGTCATGCCGCAGGCGACCGGGTGCTGCAGACCTTTGCGGCGATTGCGCGGGCCTGCCTGCGCGACGGCGACGTGCTGGCCCGCTACGGCGGCGAGGAATTCGTGCTGTTGCTGCCGGATACCGACGCCGAACAGTTCGGCATCTGCTGCGAACGCTTGCGCGAGGCGTTCGCCAACGCCCAGCCGGTGGACCCGGGCATCCCGGTGGGGCAGCTGAGTCTGTCGGTCGGGCTGACGCTCCTGAACGCCGGCGACGATCTCGATGCCTCTCTGCAGCGCGCCGACGAGGCGCTGTATCGCGCCAAGCGCGGCGGGCGCAACCGCTGCGAGGCGGCCTGGACGTCCGACAATGCCTGAGCTGGCGTGTGCCGGTCGGCGCTGGACGGTGGCAACCGGCAGCAATCTGCTCGATGCGCTGAATGCGGCTGGACTGCGCGTGCCTTACAGCTGCCGGGCGGGCAGCTGCCAGGCCTGCATGGTGCGCTGCCGCGGTGGCGAACCGCTCGATGAGCGTCCCGAGGCGCTGCCGGCCACGCAGCGCGAGCAGGGCTGGCGATTGGCCTGCCAGTGCCGGATCGATGGCGATCTGCAGGTGGAGCTGTTCGATCCCGTCCGCGATGGCCTGGCGGCGCAGGTGCAGGCGGTCGACTGGCTGCGGCGCGACGTCCTGCGCCTGCGCCTGTTGCCCGAACGACCGCTGCGCTACCGCGCCGGCCAGCACCTGCTGCTGTGGACGCCGGACGGCATCGCGCGACCCTACTCACTGGCGAGCCTGCCGGACGACGATCGCTGGCTGGAATTTCATCTCGACTGTCACCGCCCGGGTGCCTTCAGCGAGGCGGCGCGCCGCTTGCGCACTGGCGATGGCCTGCGGCTGGGGCAGCTGCACGGTGGCGCATTGCATTACGACCCGGACTGGGCGGAGCGCCCGCTGTTGTTGCTTGCCAGCGGTACGGGCCTGGCGCCGCTCTGGGCGGTGCTGCGCGAGGCGCTGCGCCAGGGCCATGCCGGGCCGATCCGCCTGCTGCATCGCACGCACGGCACCTCCTACCTGGCCGAACCGCTGCTGCAGCTCGCGCAGCAGCATGATCTCGACGTGCAGTGGCTCGACGCGGATCAGCCGTGGAACGATCAGGCACTGCGAATCGCGTCGCGACAGGAGATTGCGCTGGTCTGCGGTCATGCCGATTTCGTTGCCGCGTGCTGCCGACGGCTGTTTCTGGCCGGCCTGCCGCGCGGACAGGTGTTCAGCGACACCTTCATCGAGCGGAATGTGAGCGAGGACTGAGTGCTCGGCCGAACTGCGATGGGCAGCGGCCATGCGTTGCAAGGGAAGGCGCGAGCCGGCGGGCCGGCTCGCGTGGTCGATCAGTTCAGCGGAGCGCCGACCTGAAGGATCTTCAGCGTGTTGGTGCCGCCGGTGCTGTCGTGGTAGCTGTCGCCCTTGGTCAGGATCACCCAGTCGCCGGGCTGCACCATGTTGCGCTTGAGCAGCTCCTCGACCGCCATCTGGCTGACCTTGTCGGCCGGCAGCACGGCCGGATCGAAGGGGATCGTCTGCACGCCACGGAACAGCGCCACGCGGGCCTGGGTTTCGCGGTGCGGCGAGAAGGCGAAAATCGGCACCGCCGAGCGGATGCGCGACATGATCAGCGGGGTGTAGCCGCTTTCGGTCAGGCTGATGATGGCCTTGACGCCCGGGAAGTGGTTGGCGGTGTACATCGCCGCCAGCGCCGTGCTCTCGTCGCAGCGGCTGAAAGTCTGCCCCAGACGGTGGCCGGATTTGGTACTGGTCGGATGCTTCTCCGCGCCGCAGCACACGCGCGCCATGGCCTTGATTGCCTCGACCGGGTACTCGCCGGCGGCGCTCTCGGCCGAGAGCATCACCGCGTCGGTGTAGTCGAGCACGGCGTTGGCGACATCGGACACTTCCGCGCGGGTCGGCATCGGGTTGTGAATCATCGACTCCATCATCTGGGTCGCGGTGATCACCACCTTGTTGTTGCGCCGGGCGTGCAGAATGATCTTCTTCTGGATGCCGACCAGCTCGGCGTCGCCGATTTCCACGCCCAGGTCGCCACGCGCGACCATCACGCCGTCGCTGGCGCGGATCAGGCCGTCCAGGGCTTCATCGTCGGCGACCGCTTCGGCGCGTTCGATCTTGGCGATCAGCCAGGCGCTGGAGCCGGCCTCGTCGCGCAGGCGGCGGGCCAGATCCATATCGGCGGCGTCGCGCGGGAAGGACACGGCCAAGTAGTCGAGTTCGAGGTCGGCAGCCAGTTTGATGTCGGCCTTGTCCTTGGCGGTCAGCGCCGGTGCGGTGAGGCCGCCACCACGGCGGTTGATGCCCTTGTTGTCCGACAGCGGACCGCCGATCAGCACGGTGCAGTGCAGTTCGTCGGCGGTGGCGGCGTCGACGCGCATGACCACGCGGCCGTCGTCGAGCAGCAATTCGTCACCGACGCCACAGTCCTTGACCAGGTCCGGGTAGTCGATACCGACCACTTCCTGGGTGCCGGCATCACGCGGGTGGGTGACGGAGAAGCGGAAACGGTCGCCTTCTTTCAGCTCGATGCGCTTGTTGGCGAACTTGGCGATGCGAATCTTCGGACCTTGCAGATCGCCCAGCAGCGCGACGAAGCGGCCGTGGCGGGCGGCGATGGTGCGCACCAATTCGGCACGGGCGCGATGCTCATCGGGCGAGCCGTGGGAGAAGTTCAGGCGGGCGACGTCCAGCCCGGCGAGGATCATCTTTTCCAGGACTTCGGGCGAGCTGCTTGCCGGGCCCAGGGTGGCGACAATCTTGGTGCGACGCGGTGTCATTCGATGGCTCCTTTTTCGGTCTGGCCGCGAGGCTACTATGCCCGTTCGCTGTAGTCATCGTTATGCGGCACTACTCTTTTACCCGCGCGAAAGGCCGCCGGACGGCCTGCAGTTTTTCGCCCCGCGGTCGATAAGCCGGCTCCGGAGGAGCCATCCATGCGTACCCTGATCATTGCCTGTCTGACCCTGTTCACCGCTGGCTGCAGCAGCCAGCACGCCGTCGACCGCCAGCTCAACGAGGCCTACAGCCGTTACGAGGCCGGCGACTGCGGGGGCGCCATGCTCGCCCTGTCGCAGGCCGAGCGCCGCACGCGCGGACGTGGCGAGGTGCAGCCGGAAATTTCCCTACTGCGTGGCCAATGCCTGGAGCGTCAGGGGCTGTACGTCGATGCGGCACATACCTACCGCTTCATCCGCATGCGCTACCCGGCCAGCGAATACGCCTATCGCGCCGCCGCGCGACTGGAGACGCTGCGCCAGCTCGGGCACTATGAGCCCGCCGAACCCGCGATCAGCCACCCGGCACGCCCCTGAGGCGCATCGCGAGCAGCTCATCCACGGAGGGAATGATGCGCGTGCTGTTATTGCTGCTGGCTCTGGCGCCCATGCTGGCGATGGCCGAGATCTACCGCTGGACCGATGCCCAAGGCCAGGTGCATTTCGGTCAGCGTCCGGCGGCGGGCGCCGAGCGGGTCGACGTGCGACCGCAGGTGGTCGAGCGCGACGAGGCGACGCGACAGCGCGAACAGCGCAGCGAGAAGTTCTTCGAGGCACGGCGCGAGGAGCGCCAGCTCGCCGGCGAGCGGGCCGGGCATCAGCGGGCGCAGCGCGAGCGTGAGTGTCAGGGGCTGCGCGAGGAGCTGGAGGTGCTGCAGCGTGGCGGGCGTTACTTTCGTACCGATGCAGCGGGTGAGCGTGTCTACTACAGTGAAAACGAAATTGAGAAAGCCCGGCAGCAACTGGCCAGCCGTATTCGCGAACGATGTGACTGAGCGAACTGGAAGCAGTGGCAGGGGCGTGCGCACAGGCAGGCTCGAACCATGAATATCTCGAATCAGCGTCGCATCCAGCGGCACCAGCTGCCGTATTACCTGAACGTGTTCAATCGCCATACCGACAAGCCGCTGGGCTTCATCGGTAACCTCTCCGAGGGTGGCCTGATGCTGATCAGCCGCTATCCGATGATGCTGCAGGAACGTTTCGACATGCGCCTGAAGATTCCCGGGCAGGTCGGCCAGCTGCGCTTCGTGGATTTCAGCGCCATCAGCCTGTGGTCGCGCGAGGACGTCACTCCGGGCAGCTACGACACCGGCTTCGAGCTGATAACGCCGCCGGCCGAGATCATGGAAATGATCGCCGCGCTGCATCATTACTTCAGTTTCCAACCGAGCCCGCATGCCCCGCTGACCCAGCCGCCGCCCTTCGCGGCCGATCGCTCGCCCGATCACGACTGCTGCTGCGGGCGCTGACGGGGCGGTTCAGAGCACGCCAGCGCGTTTCCAGGCCAGGTAACGGCTGAGCAGCTCGGGCGCCACCTCGCGCGGACGTGCATCCAGCACGTGCAGGCCGTGCGCGATCAGGCGCCGGGACAGGGCCTCGCGCCGCTCCAGATGCGCCAGCGTTGCGCAGTAGCCGAGGGCGTCGTCGAGGTTGGTCACCGGCTGCTGACGCACGCGGTCGAGGACGTCCTCGCGCAGGCTGACCAGCAGCACCCGATGCCGGCGCGTCAGGCGCCGCATGGCGGCGAGCAGCTCGTCGTCGTCCTCGTCGCGCAGGTTGCTCAGCACGATCACCAGCGCGTGGCGCCGCTGCTGCGCCAGCAACTGATCAGCCGCGGCGGCGAAGTCGGCCGGCTGCAGGGTGCATTGCAGATCGTAGACGCTGTCGAGCAGCTGGCTGAGCTGGGCCTGGCCCTTGGCCGGGGCGACGCGCCGTGGCATATCGCTGGCGAAGGTCTGCAGCCCGACCGCGTCGCCCTCGCGCAGCGCGGCATAGGCCAGCAGCAGGCTGGCATTGAGCGCATGGTCGAAATGCGCCAGCTCGTCGTCCTGACTGCGCATACGCCGACCACAGTCGAGCAGCAGGATGATCTGTTGGTCGCGCTCGTCCTGATATTCGCGCGCAATGGGCGTGCGCATGCGCGCGGTGGCTTTCCAGTCGATCTGCCGCAGGCTGTCGCCGTCGCGGAATTCGCGCAGCTGATGGAACTCCAGGCCGAGGCCGCGGCGTGGCTGCTGGCGGACGCCGAGCCGGCTCAGCCAATGATCGACGCCCTGTAGGCTGGCGCCATGCAGTTGAACGAAGTCCGGGTAGACGCGGGTGCGCCCGGGCAGTTCCAGCAGGCGCCGGCCGCGCCACAGGCCGAGCGGCGACTGCAGACGGATCTCGCAGTGGGCGAAGGTGAATTGCCCGCGCTGCAGTGGACGCAGCCGGTAACTGAACGCGCACCGCTCGCCGGACCGCAGCGAAACGTGCCGCGGCAGCTGGTCGAAGGCCATCTGCGCCGGCGGGTGGTCGAAGATTTCCAGCTGCAGTGGCGCGACGCCGCGATGCTGTAGCTGCAGGCGTACCTCGCTCCAGTGTCCCAGCGGCAAGCGCGCCGGTAGCAGGCGTTCGACCTGCGGCGTGGCAATACGCCGTAAACGCAGCGCATCGGCGGCGGCGAGCAGGCCGAGCGCCAGCAGCAGCCCCCACCACAGCGAGCGCCAGGCGCTGGCCGGCGCATGGCCGAGGGCATCGAGCACGCCCAGCGGCAGCCCCGCTATCAGCAGCACGGCGACAGCAGCGAGCAGACGCACGGACGGGTTCACGAGCGCACCCGGCAGGTCGCAGACGGGCGATTCACAGGCGCGGCGCCGCGACCTGGTCGAGCAGCTGGCGCAGCACGCGTTCCACCGACAGCCCCTCGATATCCATCTCCGGCGTCAGCCGCACGCGGTGGCGCAGCACATCCGCCGCGCAGCCCTTGACGTCGTCCGGCGTGACGAACTCGCCACCGCGCAGCAGCGCCCGCGCCCGTGCGCCGCGCACCAGGGCAATCGAGGCGCGTGGCCCGGCACCCAGCGCCAGCCCCGGCCAGTCACGGGTGGCGCGCGCCAGGCGCACGGCGTAGTCGAGCACCTGATCGTCCAGCGGCAGGTCGCTGGCAATCTTCTGCAATGCCAGCACGTCCTTGGCGGTGAGCTGCTGACGCAGCGCGCTGACGTCCAGCATGTCGGCGCGGGCCGAGCGGGTCACCTGGCGCACCAGCCGCAGCTCTGCCTCGGCGTCGGGGTAGTCCATGCGCAGCTTCAGCATGAAGCGGTCCAGCTCCGCCTCCGGCAGCGGGTAGGTGCCCTCCTGCTCGATGGGGTTCTGCGTGGCCATCACCAGAAACGGCTGTGGCACCGCCAGCGCGCGGCCTTCGAGCGTCACCTGGCGTTCCTGCATCACTTCCAGCAGGGCAGCTTGGGTCTTGGCCGGGGCGCGGTTGATCTCGTCGGCCAGCAGCAGGTTGGTGAACACCGGCCCCTTGCGCAGCTTGAACTGCTCGCTCTGCAGGTCGTACACCGCATGGCCGGTGACGTCGCTGGGCATCAGGTCCGGGGTGAACTGGATGCGGCTGAACTCGCCGGCGAAGCAGCGGGCCAGGGCGCGCACCAGCAGGGTCTTGCCCAGGCCCGGCACGCCTTCGACCAACACGTGGCCGCCGGCGATCAAGGCGGTCAGCACGCCGTCTATGACTGCGTCCTGGCCGATCAGAGCCTTGCGCAATTCCTCGCGCAGCGCCTGTGCCAGCTGGCTCGCACGTTGGCGTGGGCTGGCGGTGGCGCCGGGAATGGGGTCGGCATGGGATTCGCTCATAGGGCATTCCTGAGTGCTTGCAGGTCGGCGACCTGCCGGGTGAAGTCGATGGCGCTGGCGTCCGCCGCCGGGCGCATGGCCTGTTCGATGGAGCCGGCCGGCAGTCCGCTCAGCGTGCCGAGCAGTTCGTGCTGCTGCGCGGCCGGTAACAGGTCGAAACCGGCATGGCGCCGGCCGGCGCGCTGCAGGATGTCCTGCTGCAAGCGCTGCAGCAGCACCGCGCGCCCGCCGTGGCGCTGAATGAACTCCGCCGAAGCCAGCAGGTGCTCCTGCAGGCGTCGGCGGGCAAGACCTGCCGGCGCCTGCAGCGGGCCGTGGCGCTGGCCGAAGTGCCAGGCGCTGAGCAGGATGAGCAACACAAGGGCGGCCAGCACCTCGGGAAAGTGACGCAGCAGCAGACTGGGCAACCCCGGGTGATCGGCGCGGTAGACCAGGGTGACCTGGCTGTCCTGGGTCAGATACCACAGCAGCCAGGCATGGTCGTATTCACCGATGCGGTCGTTGTGCCAGATCCAGGCGTCTGTCAGGGCGGTGACCAGCCCCTCGCCGTGACGCAGCTGCAGCATGTGCGTGGCGCCGGCGCTGTTGGCCCAGGCGTGGGCGCGCTTGTCCGCATCGTAGAGGTGGAAGCCGGTATCGAAGGCGAGAAAGGCGGGGCTGGCTTCGTTGTCCAGATACAGCCGCGTCAGTTGCGGCTGCTGCTCGTCGCTGGTCGATTCGCCTTGGGCGTTCGCGGTATCGCGATTCTCGCTGGTGTACTGCTGCAGATTAAGGCGGTCCGCCAGCAGGTCGCCGCTCTTGCCGTCCGCTTCGTTCCATAGCCGCTCGGCGACGAACAGCAGGTGGCCGCCGCGCGCAGCCCAAGCGAGCAGTCGCTGGGTCTGCCGCGGCGTCAGCTGGCTACGATCACCGAGCAGCAGCAGGCTGTGCCCCTTGGCCGGCGCCTGGTCGAGATCGGCCAGGTGCTCGTTGTGGCTGACCGGGCGGCCGATATCGGCGAGGAAGTGTTCGGCTGCCAGAAATGGGTTGGCGCGTGCCTGCGCCGCCGGGCCGCGGTCGACGACTTCGTCGTAGGGCTGCAGCGCGGTCAGCAGGCGCGCGCCGGCCAGCAGCGCCAGCGCCACGCCGA belongs to Pseudomonas phenolilytica and includes:
- a CDS encoding fumarate hydratase yields the protein MTVIKQDDLIQSVADALQFISYYHPVDFIQAMHEAYLREESPAARDSMAQILINSRMCATGHRPICQDTGIVTVFVRVGMDVRWDGATMSLDDMINEGVRRAYNLPENVLRASILADPAGSRKNTKDNTPAVIHYSIVPGDKVEVDVAAKGGGSENKSKMAMLNPSDSIVDWVLKTVPEMGAGWCPPGMLGIGIGGTAEKAAVMAKEVLMDPIDIHELKARGPQNRIEELRLELFEKVNQLGIGAQGLGGLTTVLDVKIMDYPTHAASLPVCMIPNCAATRHAHFVLDGSGPASLEAPSLDAYPEIVWEAGPSARRVNLDTITPEEVQSWKPGETILLNGKMLTGRDAAHKRMVDMLNKGEELPVDLKGRFIYYVGPVDPVGDEVVGPAGPTTATRMDKFTRQILESTGLLGMIGKSERGPIAIEAIKDNKAVYLMAVGGAAYLVAQAIKKSKVLAFAELGMEAIYEFEVKDMPVTVAVDTKGESVHITGPAIWKQKIADSLAVEVQ
- a CDS encoding GGDEF domain-containing protein, producing the protein MSARVELDQQALQQLVMKRFALAALTYGLALLLTWVSVAAGFYTAPVSVALGSSLLIVLSQLVFLALFWSGFNQRFRDPSLTQPQVLVALLWLTCLLFNLGSARGSLLVLYLLVLMFAVFLPPRIFIRYAVLAFLSFVGLTLLDFHLGRLAEPAAFLLEASVLLVTLVWMCLFVNYVYQLRQRMRQRRFALQVHQDTLRGMLRQLEDLASTDELTGLYNRRRFLRIAEGELARLRKGHQIGLALIDLDHFKRINDVHGHAAGDRVLQTFAAIARACLRDGDVLARYGGEEFVLLLPDTDAEQFGICCERLREAFANAQPVDPGIPVGQLSLSVGLTLLNAGDDLDASLQRADEALYRAKRGGRNRCEAAWTSDNA
- a CDS encoding iron-sulfur-binding ferredoxin reductase — its product is MPELACAGRRWTVATGSNLLDALNAAGLRVPYSCRAGSCQACMVRCRGGEPLDERPEALPATQREQGWRLACQCRIDGDLQVELFDPVRDGLAAQVQAVDWLRRDVLRLRLLPERPLRYRAGQHLLLWTPDGIARPYSLASLPDDDRWLEFHLDCHRPGAFSEAARRLRTGDGLRLGQLHGGALHYDPDWAERPLLLLASGTGLAPLWAVLREALRQGHAGPIRLLHRTHGTSYLAEPLLQLAQQHDLDVQWLDADQPWNDQALRIASRQEIALVCGHADFVAACCRRLFLAGLPRGQVFSDTFIERNVSED
- the pyk gene encoding pyruvate kinase is translated as MTPRRTKIVATLGPASSSPEVLEKMILAGLDVARLNFSHGSPDEHRARAELVRTIAARHGRFVALLGDLQGPKIRIAKFANKRIELKEGDRFRFSVTHPRDAGTQEVVGIDYPDLVKDCGVGDELLLDDGRVVMRVDAATADELHCTVLIGGPLSDNKGINRRGGGLTAPALTAKDKADIKLAADLELDYLAVSFPRDAADMDLARRLRDEAGSSAWLIAKIERAEAVADDEALDGLIRASDGVMVARGDLGVEIGDAELVGIQKKIILHARRNNKVVITATQMMESMIHNPMPTRAEVSDVANAVLDYTDAVMLSAESAAGEYPVEAIKAMARVCCGAEKHPTSTKSGHRLGQTFSRCDESTALAAMYTANHFPGVKAIISLTESGYTPLIMSRIRSAVPIFAFSPHRETQARVALFRGVQTIPFDPAVLPADKVSQMAVEELLKRNMVQPGDWVILTKGDSYHDSTGGTNTLKILQVGAPLN
- a CDS encoding tetratricopeptide repeat protein is translated as MRTLIIACLTLFTAGCSSQHAVDRQLNEAYSRYEAGDCGGAMLALSQAERRTRGRGEVQPEISLLRGQCLERQGLYVDAAHTYRFIRMRYPASEYAYRAAARLETLRQLGHYEPAEPAISHPARP
- a CDS encoding DUF4124 domain-containing protein — protein: MRVLLLLLALAPMLAMAEIYRWTDAQGQVHFGQRPAAGAERVDVRPQVVERDEATRQREQRSEKFFEARREERQLAGERAGHQRAQRERECQGLREELEVLQRGGRYFRTDAAGERVYYSENEIEKARQQLASRIRERCD
- a CDS encoding PilZ domain-containing protein → MNISNQRRIQRHQLPYYLNVFNRHTDKPLGFIGNLSEGGLMLISRYPMMLQERFDMRLKIPGQVGQLRFVDFSAISLWSREDVTPGSYDTGFELITPPAEIMEMIAALHHYFSFQPSPHAPLTQPPPFAADRSPDHDCCCGR
- a CDS encoding DUF58 domain-containing protein, translating into MNPSVRLLAAVAVLLIAGLPLGVLDALGHAPASAWRSLWWGLLLALGLLAAADALRLRRIATPQVERLLPARLPLGHWSEVRLQLQHRGVAPLQLEIFDHPPAQMAFDQLPRHVSLRSGERCAFSYRLRPLQRGQFTFAHCEIRLQSPLGLWRGRRLLELPGRTRVYPDFVQLHGASLQGVDHWLSRLGVRQQPRRGLGLEFHQLREFRDGDSLRQIDWKATARMRTPIAREYQDERDQQIILLLDCGRRMRSQDDELAHFDHALNASLLLAYAALREGDAVGLQTFASDMPRRVAPAKGQAQLSQLLDSVYDLQCTLQPADFAAAADQLLAQQRRHALVIVLSNLRDEDDDELLAAMRRLTRRHRVLLVSLREDVLDRVRQQPVTNLDDALGYCATLAHLERREALSRRLIAHGLHVLDARPREVAPELLSRYLAWKRAGVL
- a CDS encoding AAA family ATPase encodes the protein MSESHADPIPGATASPRQRASQLAQALREELRKALIGQDAVIDGVLTALIAGGHVLVEGVPGLGKTLLVRALARCFAGEFSRIQFTPDLMPSDVTGHAVYDLQSEQFKLRKGPVFTNLLLADEINRAPAKTQAALLEVMQERQVTLEGRALAVPQPFLVMATQNPIEQEGTYPLPEAELDRFMLKLRMDYPDAEAELRLVRQVTRSARADMLDVSALRQQLTAKDVLALQKIASDLPLDDQVLDYAVRLARATRDWPGLALGAGPRASIALVRGARARALLRGGEFVTPDDVKGCAADVLRHRVRLTPEMDIEGLSVERVLRQLLDQVAAPRL
- a CDS encoding DUF4350 domain-containing protein — its product is MKRRLLILLGVALALLAGARLLTALQPYDEVVDRGPAAQARANPFLAAEHFLADIGRPVSHNEHLADLDQAPAKGHSLLLLGDRSQLTPRQTQRLLAWAARGGHLLFVAERLWNEADGKSGDLLADRLNLQQYTSENRDTANAQGESTSDEQQPQLTRLYLDNEASPAFLAFDTGFHLYDADKRAHAWANSAGATHMLQLRHGEGLVTALTDAWIWHNDRIGEYDHAWLLWYLTQDSQVTLVYRADHPGLPSLLLRHFPEVLAALVLLILLSAWHFGQRHGPLQAPAGLARRRLQEHLLASAEFIQRHGGRAVLLQRLQQDILQRAGRRHAGFDLLPAAQQHELLGTLSGLPAGSIEQAMRPAADASAIDFTRQVADLQALRNAL